Within the Cryptococcus neoformans var. neoformans B-3501A chromosome 1, whole genome shotgun sequence genome, the region GGACAAAGGTGCATGTGGGAAGAACATGGTGGGCGATGAACAGAAGGTACTCACTGAACAAGGGCGAGTGACTGATGCAGATCAATGGTTGCGCGTTCTGGGACGACCAAAGGCTTTATTTGTGAGAGACGCGTAAAACAGAAAACGGACGACAGGTGACGGAGTAGCGGGATATAGGGTGTAAGTGTAGTGTGTGGTGTACTCACTCCCAGAGGAAGCAGTTATTGTGAGATGGGGTCGTACATCAAACGTTCTTAAtcaaaaagatgaagaagcatGAGAACAACATAAGTTACGCTGTCCTCCGAGACTGGAAAGATCTAGGGTCTTATATAGATTGGAATGTCGATCATTGTCATTCATATTCTACATTCGCGCATCTGTagcctgctgctgctccATATCCCGTATGACCTTTGACCTTGATCTCTATACCTTAGGGCTTAGagccttcttgatctttGACCAAAACAGGAACCCTGTCCTATCAAGCTCATAATATATGTAAATAAGCTAGGCTGCAACGAACAGCGACAAGCGAAAtaaatgaagaaggcggtCAAGGCGGCGAAGCACCCGGAGAGAGAGCCGGCTATCATTGCCCGTCTCCGGCCCCCCTGCAAACTGCAAGCTGCTCACACATTGATTATGTAATTTTATCCATCAAAACTACAAGTTAAGATCAATAGAAGTGAAAAGATGCCAAAAAGGGTTTCAAATATCACCACggaatttgattccgtctAAGAACTAAGTTGCGACGCGAATTTTATATTTGAAACGGGAAAGCTGCATACCCGTCCCTCCCCACACGCCTTTTGGAAAATgcataataataaataGTTGAATCTCCGCGCGTTCTTTTGTCGGATCAGGAACTGATTTGGCGTGAACCGGCAGGACCCACCCGCAGGCTCCAGGTTCACATCATATTATTTCATTTATTAATCAATTTTCATCATGATATTAATCTTTTACGCCTCGCCGCCACTTTTCCTTTCGCCTTTGTTCATATCCACCATTCGCACAACCCCATACTCAACCACCATTGTTACGTAGAGAAAAATTTGCTCTACACATACATCTATGCTTTTTTAGAGGAGCATGCATTGAAGCATTTCATGTGGGCCAAAAACACAAGTCCAAAAATCATTTTCGTGCCTGCTGAATGCCTCATGATGTGTAATTGTCGTTACCACACGCACGGACATGCCGCCCGCCGCCGTTCGTTGTCGTTCTTACTTTCGTGAATGAGAAGGCCTCGTTCGATCTTACTTCGATCTTCTTAGATCTTCTTGGATCTTCTTGGATCTGGCCTTCTCATCCTGGCTGCTGTAGTAGTTTTCCAGTTTCTAGAACTTACTTcatatttcttcttctgttatACGTATCTTCTCGTGCCACGGCTTTCTTGACCTTTTATAGCACATAAACAGCTTTGACTAGACTGCCTTCATGCCTCCGAAACGCACCTATCCCGACGACTcccctctccatccccgTGTCTCTAAACGCCACCGTTGTGGTTGCCCGCCACGGCCTGGAGACCGACCATGCAAGACCTTCAGTAAATCATAGGCCCTTCCAGTTACGTTTCCAGAAACTTTCGGAAAGAGATTTAGAGTCTCATCATGCGACTCTCGCCGACCTCGCCAGGGACCACACCTCAAAATGAACGTTTCTATTCTCCTCGACATACTTCGACATGCCGAACGACAACATACTGCATTTGCAACTGCTATGCCCGCCGCCACCTGACCAACCGTCGCAGCAATAATAATCCCTCAAGCCCCGCCCTCCACCCCCCATTATTCGAAATGGCTGGACCCCTCCATCCGCCTCCCACCAAAAGGTACTCTCTGTCGCCTTCGAGTCTCATACGGCGGTCATGCGAGCGTTTTGGACCATGTAGCTGGGCATGAAACTAAAATGGTCTAACTCACATCACTCAACAGAATAAAGATCGAATGAGATCTAGCTTGTTACAGACTTTTTCCAGTTGAAGACTCCTCATGATcagtcttcctcttctgccaaATCTGTACGAggtccatcttccaaaccGCCAACACATAGTCTTCAATGCAAACGCAGACATTCATCACATACTATAAGAAAACAGAAATAGCGCGAGCCGCACTCAACTCACCCAGTTCTTCAAAGTCTGTCAACGACATTTAAAATGCAATTTCCCAGACGGTCAATGGGTTGAGCTCTACGACCTGACTTTGACAAACTGCTGACATACGGTTCGACGTTAGTTCGAGACAGCACGTTCACTCGCACCCCACGTACGAGGATACGTGGCACCGCGCTTCTGCCCGTGAGTGAATTCAACGGCGATAACCCATCATTTTGTGAGCCACTGTAATTATGTAGTAGAATGCATCATAATAATGCGTACCGCACATCTAAACAAACACGCCAATTCCCATTAACAAAATACCTGAGAATGAACGTATAAGTGGTTCCTAAAAAGACATGACGCACGGCGTGACTTGAATTATTATTTATCCAAAACCCCCGCGAAGACTTCCGCCGTGGGTCGTCACTTCTAAGTTTATATGTTAATTATTAAAATTATTAAATGCTCCCCGACGCGGCGCGACTAGCTTCGTTCGTTCGCAACGAAGGTTACGTACGGATTATGGGTTCCATCTCGCTGTCTGTGTCTTTTTTCTATCATTACTACGTACTATTACTACTGTGATACTATATAATACCACTGCTAATACTGTAATACAAACGCTTTAGTTATTCAGCATTAATTCCCGCAAAGCCACCTTGTGATGACTCAGCCTTCTATCTAGCAAATAAAGGCATTGCCGAACATTTTTTATGAGGCTCCCTCTCGACATCTATCTAGACGATACCCGAAGTTCCGCAACACCATCCTTATATTCGCCATCGGACTCTGAGGAAGAACGGAATTCCGCAGTTTTAACTTCAAGGTCTCAGCGGGTGAGCCCGTTCCATCATGTCCTTCAGTGTAACGTCCGACTGATAAACGCCAGTTGCCGACGTCCAAACAACGGAGGGCGTCTAATGTTAGTAGGAAACGCCGTCGCGAgaaatcttcttcagaaGATGTCTTTGCGGTGGAGCACATTCTAGCGCGATCATTGAGTAAATGGCGAAATCCTGAGTCCAACAAATATGAATATCGATATCTCGTGCGATGGGAGAATTACCAGCCGAAGGACGACACTTGGGAAGGACGGTCAGGGCTAATGGAAGGATCAAAACAGTTGCTGGAGGAATTCGAGAATCGAGGTAGGTCGAAAATACCGTGTTTACATCTGACAACGTCTAATGTCGAATGCAGGATATCAACCATTCACCATCCTGGCATCTAAATCAGCCGCCTCAAAGCCCACAATGTACCTAGTCCGGTATGGTGTGGTAAGCGACAgtattcttccttcaccactTTACGAGAAGGTATGGCATAGCGCCTCCCAGATAAACCGTGTTGGCGGGGTCCCCAAAGCTGTAGTGAAGAATGCCATTGACAAGTATGAGGAAACTGAGCGActggaagagggaaagggccTGGCGAAAGGTGGGAGCCCCTGAACTCTCCAGCTGCAGAAAGATAGGTGTATTTTGGATATCCTGGAGCgtaaagaggaaggagatgaggaccCGCCCACGGTGATATTCCATGTCAGATGGAGAGATAAGTGGAAGTTAAAAGAAGAGTGGATGAATTACGAGAGGATCGTTTTCGCTTTCGAGGAGGACGGGAAACAGTTCTTGATGAAGtgggaggaaaaaaggggctATGTGAAGCCTACTAAGGTAACAACAGTGCGATTGGTAGAAAAGCCAGACAACATGAAACGGCCGGCCACCAGCAGTCACGCAAAAGAACGACAACGTAAGTACGATGTCCCATCGAACCTTTCCAGCATCAGATATTGAGACCTTATTCAGCGATGACAGAGTACGAACTAGAACGGCTAAAGAATATTGAGGCGAACAAAGAGCTTATGCGACAGTTGGGTCTTTAATCTGTTTCCGTACCCATATGAAGTAGTCGTAGCGTGCAACTTTGTACAATCAGTCGATACTCATAtacgtcttcttctgttgTAGGCCAGAGTAATGATTTGACACTTGTCAGTCGTCGACGGGGTGCTCTTGCAATTGTGCTAATACAGTTTGCAATATCTGACTGAACATAGGATATGACAATGCGACAGTACGATGTATGATAAAAAGGCAATCAGTCAGATGCACTAGAGCAAACAACCAAAACAGTGATGTCGTGGTAGTGACTCTTATATATTGTCATCAACTACCAAAATGACCCATCTCTAAGTACTGTACGTAGTAGTACAATGTGAAAAGAAACGAATACAAGAAAGCTGAGAGATACGTAGCAGCACCTTTCTTAAAGCCACAACAAATAATGTTAGGAAGTTGATTGTTGTTGGTGGGCCGGGCGTGAACTGCTTACTTAACTTGTAGTGGCTTGTGCTCTATATCCCAGCAATTGCGATGCGGCTGCAGAGGATATGAACGACCGACCGCCCATCATTAGAACTATCCCACTGTCATTGTTCACCCTAACTACGTATGCTGTTTTGGTCTTTACTTTTTCTCTGTAAACAACAATTCAACGAACGACATCAGTACGGACCGCAAAATTAGGTATATTCGACATGCAACAGCGTACCGCGCAGAAGAGCCAGGTGCCACATTCGGTTCGAAACAGGTAACGCCGAGCGGGGAAATTTCTTGGAGCGGATGGCAAGTTTTCGGGGGCTTCCCCTGTGCGGCGCCGtcaacttcatcttctctttctccttacttcttccacatcctAAAAAGGCTTCTAATCCTAAAAGGTTTGTGCAATTTTCGATTAGGCCGACTTGTCCAGCTCACAGCCACACAGCCAATCATTTATATACCAACATGTCCGCTGAAGACGTTTTCGAGGGTGCCATTGGTATCGGTTAGTGCAGATTCAAAAATGCAGGGAAAAAGTTTTTGGAGGGCTGACAATGGCGCATAGACCTTGGTACTACCTACTCTTGTGTCGGTGTCTGGCAAAACGACCGAGTCGAGGTAAGTGATGGCTTGCTTTTCGCCGTATTTCATGCACTGATTATACCATATTATTAGATCATCGCCAACGGTAAATCATCCGCATTGTAAAACCACACATTAACACTGACAGCACGATTTTGTAGACCAGGGTAACCGAACCACCCCTTCTTACGTCGCTTTCACTGAGGGCGAGCGTTTGATCGGTGATGGTGAGTAAAATTTTGCAGCCTCAGATTGTTCTACGTCTAATCCAATCCCCTCAGCCGCCAAGAACCAGTCTGCCATGAACCCCCTCAACACCATCTTCGACGCCAAGCGATTGATCGGCCGACGATACGACGACGCTGACGTTAAGAAGGACATGAAGGTGGGACAAGATTGATATCAAGGGCGGTCATGTATCTAACAAGATTTTAATTAGCACTGGCCCTTCTCTGTCATTGACAAGGACGGCTCTCCTTACGTTGAGGTTGACTACCTcaacgagaagaagactttCTCTCCCCAGGAGATCTCCGCCATGGTTCTTaccaagatgaaggagatcGCTGAGGCCAAGATTGGCAAGACCGTCAAGAAGGCCGTCGTTACGTGAGTGTTGATCAAATGAACTAGATAATCAGGGCTAACATTGTGGAAGCGTCCCTGCCTACTTCAACGACTCTCAGCGTCTCGCCACTAAGGATGCCGGTGCCATTGCTGGTCTTGAGGTGCTCCGTATCATCAACGAGCCTACCGCTGCCGCTATTGCCTACGGTCTTGACGAGAAGACCGAGGAGGAGCGAAacgtcctcatcttcgaCTTGGGTGGTGGTACTTTCGACGTCTCCCTCCTTACCATTCAGGGCAAGGTCTTCTCTGTCAAGGCCACCGCTGGTGACACTCACCTTGGTGGTGAGGACTTCGACAACAACCTCCTTGAGCACTTCAAGGCTGAGttcaagaggaagaccaAGCTTGACATCTCTGACGACGCTCGTGCTTTGCGACGATTGAGGTCTGCTTGTGAACGTGCTAAGCGAACTCTCTCTTCCGTTACTCAGACCACCGTCGAGGTCGACTCTCTCTACCAGGGTAACGACTTCTCTTCCAACATCACCCGTGCCAGGTTCGAAGAGATCAACGCTGTCGCTTTCAAGTCCACTGTTGACCCCGTCGAGAAGGTCCTCAAGGACTCCAAGATCCCTGCCGCCAAGGTTGACGACATTGTCCTTGTTGGTGGTTCTACCCGTATCCCCAAGATCCAGTCTCTCGTCTCCGAGTACTTCGGTGGTCGTCAGCTCAACAAGTCCATCAACCCCGACGAGGCTGTTGCTTACGGTGCTGCCGTCCAGGCTGCCGTCCTCACCGGTCAGACTTCCGACAAGACCGCcgacctcctccttctcgatgtcgcccctctctcccttgGTGTTGCCATGCAGGGTGACGTCTTCGGTGTTGTTCTCCCCCGAAACACTCCCATCCCCTCCAACAAGTCTCGAGTCTTCACCACTGTCGAGGACAACCAGACTACCGTCATGTTCCCTGTCTACGAGGGTGAGCGAACCCAGTGCAAGGACAACCGACTCCTTGGAGAGTTCGAGCTTTCTGGTATTCCTCCTATGCCCCGAGGCCAGGCCGAGCTTGTTTGCACCTTTGAGGTTGACGCTAACGGTCTCCTCAAGGTCTCTGCTCAGGACCGTGCCTCTGGCCGAAAGGCTCAGATCACCATCCAGAACTCTGTTGGCCGACTTTCTTCCGAGGAGATCCAGGCTATGATCAAGGATGCTGAGCAATTCAAGAACGCCGACAAGGACTTCTCTGCTCGTCACGAGGCCAAGTCTGACCTTGAGGCCTACCTCCACACCTGTAAGTGTTTGCTCCTTCATTCGTGAAGTTTGTTCTAACAGTTTGATTAGGCGAACAATCTATCTCTGCCCCTGAACTTTCTATGAAGATCAAGCGAGGAGCTCGTGCTGCCGTTGAGTCTGAGATTGCCAAGGCTCTCGAGAAGCTTGAGCAGGAGGATGCCACCGCCGACGAGCTCAAGAAGGCTCAGCTCGGTGTCAAGAGGGCTATGCAGAAGGCCATGGCTTCTGCCCGTTAATTCGCGTTATTAAAGCGTATTGGGTTGGGCTTATTGAGTGTAGTAGGGATGTGCGCGGGTTTTCGATGTAACGGCGACTTGGGACGTCCTGTACCGAGTtttattttcctttcttACATATTCATGCTCTTCATTTGTACAGGACATCTGGCGAGATGAAAACATCTTCAGCGAATCACATGAAATGTTGCATTTTTATCGTTAGCGCGTGAAAGTCATCCACTAAATTATCATTGCTACTGCAAATTTAAAAGGAAGTTTCTGTCTCATTCATTGTGTAATCTGATTTATAATATTGAGACAAGATCTAACCATACGGTGCCCTGGCGTTGCTGATTGCCATGTATGATCCACATTTTTACCCCTTGTTCGTTGTATTTCCATATCCCTTTGGGTTATCGTCCGTGTATTGGGCCcacttttcatctttctctcGCTTATGCTCAGCTTGTTGTTCAGCGTGCAATGTACCATCCATTTCCGAGTCCAATTCCAGCAGCTCAGAGTCCGTCGGTTTATCATAAGATGCTTGACTGCAGTTTAACAACATGAGCAATTGCCGCTGCACGACATCTTTGTGAGGGGAAAACGCACCCGCCACCAGTTATGACATTACCCCTTTGTCTTTCGATATCGAGGTACTCGTCTATAGTCATCGTTGGCAATCTCCAACTCTGCTTGAAAACTCCCGCCTTCAACTTTTCTCTCTGTGCTACTCCAGTATCGCTTGGCAGGATTGTGAAAGGTCGTAAGACTTTGCCTTTTGAGGATATGAGATCTGACGACCGAGCCAAAGATGTCGGCAACTGGTCGAGGCGCCAAGTATCGTCGTTCTCCCCTCTTCCGCCTTGACGCAGGTCTGTGTGGGGTATACCCTGGGATGGATCAACAGGAGGtgcagaagagaggatatcAAGTTCCATCTTCATGGAAGCCATAGAAGACAGTGCTAAGGAATAGAGAAGACGCAGGACGTTGATGATGGTTTCTCTAGATTCTTCTGCCatgtcatcttcattcacATCCCCCGACTGTGTTGATTGAGCCGTCGATGCTTCAGCGGGAGGTTCTGGCAACAGAGAGATCAAGAAAGAGACGGGAGTTGAAGCAGACACTTGCTTGTGGCGTGATATGACAGCCTACGCCAAGGAAAAAATCGGTCAGGACTTAACGGTCTTTACATGTTTGGTAAAGGCGAAACGAAAGACTCACATTGATCTTCTCACGAagttctttctctttcttgtACTGATTAATCTTTGCCTCGCGTCTCTTGGCCGGATCGTTAGGAAGACCGGCTCTGTTACCCACAGAGTACTCGGATGCTTCTTGCGATGACAGGATACCATACGAGGACAGTAACTCTACAAATGCCTGGAAAGCGTACTGATTACGGGTAAAAAAGTGTTAGACATCCTTAAATTACCCATCTCCGACAGATGACGTGACTCACTTCCGCTTTTAGTAAagcttctctcctctctgGCATACTGCCGGGATTTCGCTTCTCTTCACAGGAGCCAATGGCCCATCCAATGCTCATAAAAAGTAGTTGCCCGTTGCTGGCCTCGGATACTGACTCATTCTCAGAAAATACGCCGAGGGACGTGAGCATGCGTTGGATGAGATATAGTTTATCGAGCGCGATGGATAAAGTGGACTGAGCTTCAGGggatgagagagaaagggtgTCATCGAAGATGGGGGCAAGAGGGACGAGGGAGTGAGCGTAGAATTGGGGTAATGGGAGGTCGGACATGGTGAGGAATGAGTTCGCTTCGAAGATGAACTTGAGATTATCGTTGCAATATCGAGTAATCAGTGCTGGAGACTGGCGAGCACGGTGGATTTATTTATTTGTTCATCaacaaagaaggatattTAAATTAATGTTGCAAAAGTGCTTACGCAAGGATTTCTTTTCCCAGGGATCCCCCCAAACTCTCAAAGTGCGACTCTTCCACCATGAAGTGCACATTACGTAAGGGTTCAGACAATTTTGAGTGTCTTCACCAAGGACACAAAGAACGAAGAATGAGAGCAATTTAACATTACCTTTCTTGATTTGCACGCTTCTTGTGCCTTATACCATTATTGTGATGTTGATCTCTAATATTATGTCCATTGTCGGTGCGGTACATACACTGGCAGTACATGAGACTGTTGTGATTTCGATGTGCGATGCTGGGTCTGGGGATCGCGGAGGGCAGGCAGAAAGCAGTTCCGAAATTCCGGCAAAAAAGGACCGGCTATGACGGAAGCGGTAAGGTACCAACTCCAGGCCCTTCTGTTTGCCTCGCTCCTGGCTATGTGTGCCTGGAATCTGATTcccatcatccatcccATCAAGTCATCAGACAGCCACACCGTCATATCTGCCCCCTCCGACGCAAGTACCCACAACCGGTAATGCTACCCCATCCGTTTCTGCTTCACCAGTAATGTGCGTATCAGCATTGTGATATGGTACTTTCCGCTTTGTTTTCGGATGTGGGATGTTGAATGCATTTTCAGTGCACGTGAAGGAACCGATATTCGGGAACTTGGAAAAAAGATTATTTAAGAATGCCAGACCGGAGGGCTGTGCAACTTGGTGCATCCGATGCAACGCGGACCCCTAAAAGGCTGAGAAACTGGAGGGTGGAAGCAGGACGGAAGTTTTGAGGTTGATGATCGGTGACACACCACCGCCTCTACCGGCTCTACCATTAATGTGCAGGAACCCGATTTTTGTCGATGAATATATGACCCTTTCCATGGTGCATGGTTCATTCTACGGTGGTccgtttcttcctcttttctcatTTCTGGTCTGCTTTCCGCGAATATATGCGATTACGCAGTCCAGACTTCCGTTTAGCCTGTATATTAATGAGTACTAGCCCGTGAAGAATGACTGCAAGGTACTCGCTTTATTTACAAGCAGCAGTCCAACGCAAAAGCAAGACGAACGACAAAGCACAACATATATGATGTCTTGTACGTGAATGCATTGTATAAGCGGGGAAGTGGGAAGTTGAAGGGAGCAAAGCGCAAAGATAGGAGATATTAGAATATAGGATATAAGATCCAGGAAAGGGACTGAAACAGGGAACATTAGGGTCATTAGACATTTTTAGGCGACGAGCAAACGAAACACCACGACGCTTCGGGTGCTGTATGAATTGTCGGAATGTCTAATAAATGGTCCTAGTCAAGTGATTGCACAATATCCGAACTATTTCGACCTGCTTCCGTCTTTTGTTGCTCCCCGAACATCCTCTCGCCCCGTTTGTTTGTCGTTAACACAATTATCGCCACCATCCCCCATTTGCCTGTTGCCAGAACATTACAGTGACCTCATCGCAGTAATAGTCGCAGAATAGCCGATCCCGTCCTAATAATAACAACCGAAAGCTGCCGACTCCTTTTGGCCACTCGACTTTGATTCCAGCAAATAGCAACGACGCAACGTTTGAATACTTATCTTTCAATTTGGTGTATCCAAAGGCAATGACGGGAAACTGTTCTGTCCCTGCATACTCGGATGGGCCGCTACCCAACGTTACTGACGGTAATCACGAGGTTTTGCGATCCATGAGCattgggaagaggaagttggGACTAGAAAATGGGACAGAAGGGCGGATGGACCCAGATGAGCATGGAAACCGAGGGCTGAGCGAAGTGAGTACGATTCAATATCGATTTGGTGTGCGGTGTATGTGCGCAGTGTGATTCCAACAAATGGCTAGGCACAGGGGAAGATCAGATGGAAGGATCAGCGCATGATGGTGACGATTACTCCTATATCCCGTGTCCTTTCGCTCCATCTTGATGAGTGACGGTCGAGCTGACGGTTgtaatcttcttccccgtAATACAGCCCCCCTCAAGCCACACGCAAAGCACAAACGCGACCATGTCTCCACACCCTGTCCTCACTGCCAGTTCAGCCTTATCTATGAGCCGAGGCTCTCCATATTCCtccacaacaacaaccgCCTCCGAGACAAGAGGGCAACATCCGCTCGcccaacctcctctcaATGCCAATGGCTCAAACAGTCCGTCTCCTTTACCTCTTGACTTTACGCCAATTCCTCTTGCGCAAATCACCAATCTTCGGAAATCGCTTTCCCGCCGTCGGTCATCTTATCCTCCTGCGACAACTCCAGGTGCATTGGATAGTCTTTTCTCTTGGTCTGCTAGTGGGACACCCAAAGCAGATCTCTCGTCGCTGCTGGATTCTCTTCCGGGCCTTGGGGAGGGTGTAGACGGAAACAAGGGAACGGGATGGACCCCGGGAAGCAACGCCTGGGAACAATTCATCGATCCGTCTTCTGATATCGTGGAGTCGACAGACGTGTTGACGAGTATGGATTCCCAAACATTACGCAAACTTCAACTTTCGGCTTCAAGAGTCGTAAACGCGCCGCCTGCTGCGCCGCAATCTGACGAGGCTAAAGGGAATTCTGCTCCTGCAGCTCCTCAGCTTTTGcggccaccaccacctacTCCAGGCAAGAGGAACATCCAACAGTCCCATGAATCAGAATGGAGGTCTGCGTTGGCGAGTGTGATTCAAATTGATGGGGTAGGGGACGTGCCCGTGCTGAAAATCTTGCAAGAGGTTTGGAAACGAGGTGGCGGTGATTCGGTAGGTTCagtgtttttttttggtgggGGGGGATGACCCCGACTAATTAGTTGGCTTGGTAGGTGACTGCACTCTGTTTATGGCCTAGTATTATAGTGGCTCTGGCCATACCTGCAGACTCGGGACCCGATTTCCGGGTACCCAATCCATCCGCACAATCTGCAATGTCCTTGCAGCAGCTATATAACCTGACTATCCGCCACTGGGAGCCGGCTATCTTTTCAGGGCTGCTCGGTCACTTTGCGTCTGGGAATATGCCATCTCCTGCTGCATTACCTGCGGATCGTGCTTTCCAGTCGCAGCATTACGGTCCTTCCACTCCGATGAGAGACACGGATCTTTCACAGTGGATAAATCTCACGCCTGGCGCGTGGTCAGCGCAACATGATCCGTTTATCGGCTCAACTGGGCAGAGTAATCTTTTCAAGCCGCAAGCGCCTGAAGATGCTGGgttcccttttccccttACGTCTGGATTAAAGGCGGGAGAGAAGGCTGAAGATGTTGGACGCAAATCGTTGGCGAATGGGGTTGCGGAGGAGGATCAAATGGGCCAGAGTATTGCCGAGATTCTGgcaaggatggaagaggagcaggacGGTGATGGGCCTGTTTCGGTTGCGGAGGACGAGATCCACACGCACTCTCAGCCGTCTCGAATGTCGTTCACCGAGTTGGGCTCCCAAAGGCTTAATCCGGTAGACCAATCgttccatcttccaacgCCGGAGACGACCTCGTCCGAGTCGCCTAATAATCACAATGCGCACAATAACAAGATTGCATTCTCACCTCCTACATCCATGTCTTCGCCGTTTGTTTCTGCTGGCTCGACCGGTAGTGTGGCGCCTACGAACAACGAAAGCGGCCCTGGGCCTACGAAATGCTCAGCACATGTCAAGACACGGCCAACACAGGTCCCCATACCGCCTGTCGATTTTATTCCCCCGCCTCCGATGTGCATGTTTTTCAATCCATCGTTTGAAAATCTTCAAGATGGCAAGTCGGGTGTGTGGCGTGGAGATTTGGAAGTGCGGGGCAGGGGCGGCGGCAAGTTTTCGGTCCTCGTCATTGGGGAAAGTGGAATGGATCATCTATGGTAAGTCGGTGtactcttttttttttttgcaaATGGATTTCGAAACCTGACATTCCTTGTCAGGCAATCACACCTCTGGCCGCAAAGTCTTAGCTACCCTCTCAAGCCCAATAACAGTGATGAATGTTACACCAGCTCAATGATTCCCGTTTCTCATCTTGCCCGTGAGGGTCTCGTACCGATAACCATGGGGATGGTGCTGTGTAATGAGCCGGCCGATCGGATTGATCCCTATGTCAAGATGGTTCATGGCTTACATGCTGAAGGTGTGGTACGTTAAAGAAAAAGACCTTTCATGGCACATTGACGCGGAAAAAAGTGGCTGATCAAAATTTTGTAggctttccatcttccttgcgAGAATCCGCGTCTGCCTGTGGTATTCCTCCCCACAAAATTCCATGCCAATGACCCTCTT harbors:
- a CDS encoding hypothetical protein (Match to EST gb|CF186305.1|CF186305; Similar to gi|46101704|gb|EAK86937.1| hypothetical protein UM06053.1 [Ustilago maydis 521], FASTA scores: opt: 497, E(): 4.6e-25, (31.308% identity (60.047% similar) in 428 aa overlap (2-399:23-424))), translating into MSDLPLPQFYAHSLVPLAPIFDDTLSLSSPEAQSTLSIALDKLYLIQRMLTSLGVFSENESVSEASNGQLLFMSIGWAIGSCEEKRNPGSMPERREALLKAEYAFQAFVELLSSYGILSSQEASEYSVGNRAGLPNDPAKRREAKINQYKKEKELREKINAVISRHKQVSASTPVSFLISLLPEPPAEASTAQSTQSGDVNEDDMAEESRETIINVLRLLYSLALSSMASMKMELDILSSAPPVDPSQGIPHTDLRQGGRGENDDTWRLDQLPTSLARSSDLISSKGKVLRPFTILPSDTGVAQREKLKAGVFKQSWRLPTMTIDEYLDIERQRGNVITGGGQASYDKPTDSELLELDSEMDGTLHAEQQAEHKREKDEKWAQYTDDNPKGYGNTTNKG
- a CDS encoding hypothetical protein (Match to ESTs gb|CF187699.1|CF187699, gb|CF194245.1|CF194245, gb|CF192991.1|CF192991; Similar to gi|19112230|ref|NP_595438.1| heat-shock protein [Schizosaccharomyces pombe], FASTA scores: opt: 2874, E(): 7.1e-175, (72.177% identity (89.525% similar) in 611 aa overlap (48-657:3-613))), which gives rise to MASFRGLPLCGAVNFIFSFSLLLPHPKKASNPKSHTANHLYTNMSAEDVFEGAIGIDLGTTYSCVGVWQNDRVEIIANDQGNRTTPSYVAFTEGERLIGDAAKNQSAMNPLNTIFDAKRLIGRRYDDADVKKDMKHWPFSVIDKDGSPYVEVDYLNEKKTFSPQEISAMVLTKMKEIAEAKIGKTVKKAVVTVPAYFNDSQRLATKDAGAIAGLEVLRIINEPTAAAIAYGLDEKTEEERNVLIFDLGGGTFDVSLLTIQGKVFSVKATAGDTHLGGEDFDNNLLEHFKAEFKRKTKLDISDDARALRRLRSACERAKRTLSSVTQTTVEVDSLYQGNDFSSNITRARFEEINAVAFKSTVDPVEKVLKDSKIPAAKVDDIVLVGGSTRIPKIQSLVSEYFGGRQLNKSINPDEAVAYGAAVQAAVLTGQTSDKTADLLLLDVAPLSLGVAMQGDVFGVVLPRNTPIPSNKSRVFTTVEDNQTTVMFPVYEGERTQCKDNRLLGEFELSGIPPMPRGQAELVCTFEVDANGLLKVSAQDRASGRKAQITIQNSVGRLSSEEIQAMIKDAEQFKNADKDFSARHEAKSDLEAYLHTCEQSISAPELSMKIKRGARAAVESEIAKALEKLEQEDATADELKKAQLGVKRAMQKAMASAR